A section of the Stenotrophomonas sp. 364 genome encodes:
- a CDS encoding MFS transporter gives MSTTPAPATLTQGHKKVIFASSLGTVFEWYDFFLYGSLAAIIAKQFFSGVNETTGMIFALLAFAAGFFVRPFGAAFFGSLGDRIGRKYTFLVTILIMGISTFLVGVLPNYASIGFAAPVILIILRLAQGLAMGGEYGGAATYVAEHAPANKRGLYTSFIQCTATLGLFMSLLIILACRYFLGNEAFEAWGWRIPFLVSIVLLGVSVWIRLQLSESPLFQQMKAEGKGSKTPFRDSLKGGNLKLMLLVLLGAAAGQAVVWYGGQFYALFFLSSMLKVDATTSYLLIAAALALGVPFFIFFGWLSDRIGRKKIILAGCLLAAVTYIPIFKGLTHFANPAIEEARTNSPALVVADPNTCSFQFDPVGMRKFTSSCDVATAALTKAGVPYEVKPTGAGSLAVINVGSATVTSYEAAGLTKEEGKGKADAFGAELKTALTTAGYPAKADNARVNIPGTIFMLWLLVLYVTMVYGPIAAYLVELFPTRIRYTSMSLPYHIGNGWFGGFLPAISFALVAGTGNLYYGLWYPIIIALMTVVVGGLFLRETRGVDITK, from the coding sequence ATGTCAACGACACCCGCACCAGCCACGCTTACCCAGGGACACAAGAAGGTCATCTTCGCGTCCAGCCTGGGGACGGTCTTCGAGTGGTACGACTTCTTCCTGTACGGCTCGCTCGCGGCGATCATCGCCAAGCAGTTCTTCAGTGGCGTCAACGAAACCACGGGCATGATCTTCGCCCTGCTGGCCTTCGCCGCCGGCTTCTTCGTGCGTCCGTTCGGCGCGGCGTTCTTCGGCAGCCTCGGCGACCGCATCGGTCGCAAATACACCTTCCTGGTCACGATCCTGATCATGGGCATCTCGACCTTCCTGGTCGGCGTGCTGCCCAACTACGCGTCGATCGGGTTTGCCGCGCCGGTCATCCTGATCATCCTGCGCCTGGCCCAGGGCCTGGCGATGGGCGGCGAGTACGGTGGCGCGGCGACCTACGTGGCCGAGCATGCACCGGCCAACAAGCGTGGCCTGTACACCAGCTTCATCCAGTGCACCGCGACGCTGGGCCTGTTCATGTCGCTGCTGATCATCCTGGCCTGCCGCTACTTCCTGGGCAACGAAGCCTTTGAAGCCTGGGGCTGGCGCATTCCGTTCCTGGTGTCCATCGTGCTGCTGGGCGTGTCGGTGTGGATCCGCCTGCAGCTGAGCGAGTCGCCGCTGTTCCAGCAGATGAAGGCCGAAGGCAAGGGCTCCAAGACCCCGTTCCGTGACAGCCTCAAGGGCGGCAACCTCAAGCTGATGCTGCTGGTGCTGCTGGGTGCCGCAGCCGGCCAGGCCGTGGTGTGGTACGGCGGCCAGTTCTACGCGCTGTTCTTCCTGAGCAGCATGCTCAAGGTCGATGCCACCACCTCCTACCTGCTGATCGCGGCCGCGCTTGCCCTCGGCGTGCCGTTCTTCATCTTCTTCGGTTGGCTGTCCGACCGTATCGGCCGCAAGAAGATCATCCTGGCCGGCTGCCTGCTGGCCGCCGTCACCTACATCCCGATCTTCAAGGGCCTGACCCACTTCGCCAACCCCGCCATCGAAGAAGCCCGCACCAACTCGCCGGCGCTGGTCGTGGCCGATCCGAACACCTGCTCGTTCCAGTTCGATCCGGTTGGCATGCGCAAGTTCACCAGCTCCTGCGACGTGGCCACTGCCGCGCTGACCAAGGCTGGCGTACCGTATGAAGTGAAGCCGACGGGCGCCGGCTCCCTGGCCGTCATCAACGTGGGCAGTGCCACGGTCACCTCCTACGAGGCGGCCGGGCTGACCAAGGAAGAGGGCAAGGGCAAGGCCGATGCGTTCGGGGCCGAACTGAAGACCGCGCTCACCACCGCCGGTTACCCGGCCAAGGCCGACAACGCACGCGTCAACATCCCCGGCACCATCTTCATGCTGTGGCTGCTGGTGCTGTACGTGACCATGGTCTACGGCCCGATCGCCGCCTACCTGGTCGAGCTGTTCCCGACCCGCATCCGCTACACCTCGATGTCGCTGCCGTACCACATCGGCAACGGCTGGTTCGGTGGCTTCCTGCCGGCGATTTCCTTCGCGCTGGTGGCCGGTACCGGCAACCTCTACTACGGCCTGTGGTACCCGATCATCATCGCGCTGATGACGGTCGTGGTGGGCGGCCTGTTCCTGCGCGAAACGCGTGGGGTGGATATCACCAAGTAA
- a CDS encoding DcaP family trimeric outer membrane transporter has protein sequence MSHRLLKTTRRPLAAALFVALIAPGVAFADTAKEKALEARIAELERQVQMLVNTSQQQQTQISQAQTDVTAVKTVQAQQPLAAQVPAGKQPIQVTTITPGAAPGTTVKIGGFIKADFLATQTGDGQLADDATGRALYLPGQTPVAGAGGSGERSDVDYNAHAKFSRFNLGIDNVSEGGNKAGAFFEMDFFGNSLGNQTATNTYGVTLRHAYMYWNNWLAGQTWSNFMDAASLPEAADFVGPTDGVLFVRQAQIRYTQGGFSVALENPETTVLTGTRNPITGAWTNVSSNSDRGALPDLTLRYGWKGDWGTFGVGGVVRQLQIDNQTTGAKADKIGGGLTLGGKWVMGSSDTLHYQVSGGEGIARYVGLGVTADTAYDIARDELNPTGVLAGYVGWRHAFTPKLRTNLIYARSDYDNDGSLGPLVTKSVQSIRGNVFYTPMPKVDIGAEYMYGVREIEDGRKGDINRLQFTTKYSF, from the coding sequence ATGAGCCACCGTTTGTTGAAGACGACACGCCGGCCGTTGGCGGCCGCCCTGTTCGTTGCATTGATCGCACCAGGCGTCGCATTCGCCGATACCGCCAAAGAGAAGGCGCTGGAAGCACGCATCGCCGAGCTGGAGCGCCAGGTGCAGATGCTGGTCAATACCAGCCAGCAGCAACAGACCCAGATCAGCCAGGCGCAGACCGACGTCACCGCAGTGAAGACCGTGCAGGCCCAGCAGCCGCTGGCGGCGCAGGTGCCGGCCGGCAAGCAGCCGATCCAGGTCACCACCATCACCCCGGGCGCCGCGCCGGGTACCACGGTCAAGATCGGTGGCTTCATCAAGGCCGACTTCCTGGCCACCCAGACCGGCGATGGCCAGTTGGCCGACGACGCCACCGGCCGCGCGCTGTACCTGCCGGGCCAGACCCCGGTGGCCGGTGCCGGCGGCAGCGGCGAGCGCTCGGACGTGGATTACAACGCCCATGCCAAGTTCTCGCGCTTCAACCTCGGCATCGACAACGTCAGCGAAGGCGGCAACAAGGCCGGCGCGTTCTTCGAGATGGACTTCTTCGGCAACTCGCTGGGCAACCAGACCGCCACCAATACCTACGGCGTGACGCTGCGCCATGCCTACATGTACTGGAACAACTGGCTGGCCGGCCAGACCTGGTCCAACTTCATGGACGCCGCGTCGCTGCCGGAAGCTGCCGACTTCGTCGGACCCACCGACGGCGTGCTGTTCGTGCGCCAGGCGCAGATCCGCTACACGCAGGGCGGCTTCAGCGTCGCGCTGGAAAACCCGGAAACCACCGTGCTCACCGGCACCCGCAACCCGATCACCGGGGCGTGGACGAACGTGTCCAGCAACTCCGACCGCGGCGCGCTGCCCGACCTGACCCTGCGTTACGGCTGGAAGGGCGATTGGGGCACCTTCGGCGTGGGCGGCGTGGTGCGCCAGCTGCAGATTGACAACCAGACCACCGGCGCCAAAGCCGACAAGATCGGCGGCGGCCTGACCCTGGGCGGCAAGTGGGTGATGGGCAGCAGCGACACGCTGCATTACCAGGTCAGTGGCGGCGAAGGCATCGCCCGCTACGTCGGCCTGGGCGTTACCGCCGACACCGCCTACGACATCGCCCGCGACGAGCTCAACCCGACCGGCGTACTGGCCGGCTACGTGGGCTGGCGCCATGCCTTCACCCCGAAGCTGCGCACCAACCTGATCTACGCGCGCAGCGACTACGACAACGACGGCAGCCTGGGTCCGCTGGTGACCAAGAGCGTGCAGAGCATCCGCGGCAACGTCTTCTACACGCCGATGCCCAAGGTCGATATCGGTGCCGAGTACATGTACGGCGTGCGCGAGATCGAGGACGGGCGCAAGGGCGACATCAACCGCCTGCAGTTCACCACGAAGTACAGCTTCTAG
- the acs gene encoding acetate--CoA ligase: MADLYPVKADFSAKARIDKNTYETLYRESIEHPDAFWGKAAQRLEWFKTPTTIKNVSYNLDDFRIKWFEDGELNASVNCLDRQLAQRGDKVALLFEPDSPDAPSQGVTYRELYERVCRLGNALRNLGVQKGDRVTIYLPMIVDAAVAMLACARIGAVHSVVFGGFAPNSIADRVIDCASKLIITADEGLRGGRRIPLKANVDAALKLPGTTTVETVLVVRHTGGAVDMQAPRDRWFHDVVDAQPAQCEPERMNAEDPLFILYTSGSTGKPKGVLHTTAGYLLYASYTHEAVFDLREDDIYWCTADVGWVTGHSYIVYGPLANGATSLMFEGVPNFPNTSRFWEVIDKHQVTIFYTAPTAIRALMREGEAPVKRTSRASLRLLGSVGEPINPEAWRWYYEVVGDSRCPIVDTWWQTETGGILISPLPGAVDLKPGSATLPFFGVQPALVNAEGEIQDGPTEGNLIIRDSWPGQMRSVYGDHQRFIDTYFRTYPGSYFTGDGCRRDEDGYYWITGRVDDVINVSGHRIGTAEVESALVSHPKVAEAAVVGFPHDIKGQGIYAYVTLIAEETPSDELHKELIAWVRKEIGPIAAPDHLQWAPGLPKTRSGKIMRRILRKIAENAPDQLGDTSTLADPSVVASLVEERKVK, translated from the coding sequence ATGGCCGATCTTTACCCCGTCAAGGCGGATTTTTCCGCCAAGGCGCGCATTGACAAGAACACGTACGAAACGCTCTACCGTGAATCGATCGAGCACCCGGATGCTTTCTGGGGCAAGGCCGCGCAGCGCCTGGAATGGTTCAAGACGCCGACCACGATCAAGAACGTCAGCTACAACCTCGACGATTTCCGCATCAAATGGTTCGAGGACGGCGAGCTCAACGCCAGCGTCAACTGCCTGGACCGCCAGCTCGCGCAGCGCGGCGACAAGGTGGCGCTGCTGTTCGAACCGGACAGCCCGGATGCACCGTCGCAGGGCGTGACCTACCGCGAGCTGTACGAGCGCGTGTGCCGGCTGGGCAATGCACTGCGCAACCTGGGCGTGCAGAAGGGCGACCGGGTCACCATCTACCTGCCGATGATCGTCGACGCCGCGGTGGCCATGCTCGCCTGTGCGCGCATCGGCGCGGTGCATTCGGTGGTGTTTGGCGGCTTTGCGCCGAACTCGATCGCCGACCGCGTGATCGACTGCGCCAGCAAGCTGATCATCACGGCCGACGAAGGCTTGCGCGGTGGCCGCAGAATTCCGCTCAAGGCCAACGTGGATGCGGCGCTGAAGCTCCCCGGCACCACCACCGTGGAGACCGTGCTGGTGGTGCGCCACACCGGCGGCGCGGTGGACATGCAGGCCCCGCGCGACCGCTGGTTCCATGACGTGGTGGACGCGCAGCCGGCGCAGTGCGAACCGGAGCGGATGAACGCCGAAGACCCGCTGTTCATCCTTTACACCTCCGGGTCGACCGGCAAGCCCAAGGGCGTGCTGCACACCACCGCCGGCTACCTGCTGTATGCGTCCTACACCCATGAAGCGGTGTTCGACCTGCGCGAGGACGACATCTACTGGTGCACCGCCGACGTCGGCTGGGTCACCGGCCACAGCTACATCGTGTACGGGCCGCTGGCCAACGGCGCCACCTCGCTGATGTTCGAAGGCGTGCCGAACTTCCCGAACACCTCGCGGTTCTGGGAGGTGATCGACAAGCACCAGGTGACCATCTTCTACACCGCGCCCACCGCCATCCGCGCGTTGATGCGGGAGGGCGAAGCGCCGGTGAAGCGCACCTCGCGTGCATCGCTGCGCCTGCTGGGCAGTGTCGGCGAGCCGATCAATCCCGAAGCCTGGCGCTGGTACTACGAGGTGGTGGGCGACAGCCGCTGCCCGATCGTGGATACCTGGTGGCAGACCGAAACCGGCGGCATCCTGATTTCGCCGCTGCCCGGTGCGGTGGACCTCAAGCCGGGGTCGGCCACCCTGCCCTTCTTCGGCGTGCAGCCGGCGCTGGTCAATGCAGAGGGCGAGATCCAGGACGGCCCCACCGAAGGCAACCTGATCATCCGCGATTCGTGGCCGGGCCAGATGCGCAGCGTGTACGGCGACCACCAGCGCTTCATCGACACGTATTTCCGCACCTACCCGGGCAGCTACTTCACCGGCGACGGCTGCCGTCGCGATGAAGACGGCTACTACTGGATCACCGGCCGCGTGGACGATGTGATCAACGTGTCCGGCCACCGCATCGGCACCGCCGAAGTGGAGAGCGCGCTGGTCTCGCACCCGAAGGTGGCCGAGGCGGCCGTGGTCGGCTTCCCGCACGACATCAAGGGCCAGGGCATCTACGCCTATGTCACCCTGATCGCTGAAGAAACACCGAGCGATGAACTGCATAAGGAACTGATCGCCTGGGTGCGCAAGGAGATCGGCCCGATCGCCGCGCCCGACCACCTGCAATGGGCGCCCGGCCTGCCGAAGACGCGCTCGGGCAAGATCATGCGCCGCATCCTGCGCAAGATCGCCGAGAACGCGCCGGACCAGCTGGGCGACACCTCGACCCTGGCCGATCCGTCGGTGGTGGCGTCGCTGGTGGAAGAGCGCAAGGTGAAGTAA
- a CDS encoding response regulator transcription factor produces MTTLLIADDHPLFREALRGAVQRVIPGVQLFEADSVEALYQLADQHTDADLVLMDLNMPGAQGFNALVHMRALHPQLPVVVVSAREEPTVMRRALDHGAFGFIPKSADSDTIGHALGTILDGETWAPPEAHNVPPTGREEREIGQRLRELTPQQFRVLQMLGAGRLNKQIAYDLNVSEATIKAHVTAILRKLGVTNRTQAVLMAGKLAIDDEPIVLPPEEE; encoded by the coding sequence ATGACAACCCTCCTGATTGCCGACGACCACCCGTTGTTCCGCGAAGCCCTTCGCGGGGCCGTGCAACGCGTCATTCCCGGCGTGCAGCTGTTCGAAGCCGACAGCGTGGAAGCGCTGTACCAGCTGGCCGACCAGCACACCGACGCCGACCTGGTCCTGATGGACCTCAACATGCCCGGTGCGCAGGGCTTCAACGCGCTGGTGCACATGCGCGCCCTGCACCCGCAGCTGCCGGTGGTGGTGGTGTCCGCGCGCGAAGAGCCCACCGTGATGCGGCGTGCGCTGGACCATGGCGCGTTCGGCTTCATTCCCAAGTCCGCCGATTCGGACACGATAGGCCATGCGCTGGGCACCATCCTCGATGGTGAAACCTGGGCCCCGCCGGAGGCGCACAACGTGCCGCCGACCGGGCGCGAGGAACGCGAAATCGGCCAACGCCTGCGCGAACTCACCCCGCAGCAGTTCCGCGTGCTGCAGATGCTGGGCGCCGGCCGGCTCAACAAGCAGATCGCCTATGACCTCAACGTGTCCGAGGCAACGATCAAGGCCCACGTCACCGCCATCCTGCGCAAGCTGGGTGTCACCAACCGCACCCAGGCGGTGCTGATGGCCGGCAAGCTGGCCATCGACGACGAACCGATCGTGTTGCCGCCGGAAGAGGAGTGA
- a CDS encoding manganese efflux pump MntP family protein, translating into MSPISILLIGFAMSTDAFAAAIGKGAAMRKPRFPDALRAGLIFGVIEGITPVIGWLLGRAALQYVEAFDHWIAFGLLGALGVHMIINGIRPDDGAEDEDTSKHHGFWRLAVTGFATSIDAMAVGIGLAFLDVHIGVMALVIGLCTFTMVTAGVMLGRVLGNMVGKRAEIIGGLILIIIGSTILYEHLSGAMG; encoded by the coding sequence ATGTCCCCCATCTCGATCCTGTTGATCGGCTTTGCCATGTCCACCGATGCCTTCGCTGCGGCGATCGGCAAAGGCGCGGCCATGCGCAAGCCACGCTTCCCCGATGCGCTGCGCGCCGGCCTCATTTTCGGTGTCATCGAAGGCATCACGCCGGTGATCGGCTGGTTGCTGGGCCGTGCCGCCCTGCAGTACGTCGAAGCGTTTGATCACTGGATCGCCTTCGGCCTGCTCGGTGCGCTGGGCGTGCACATGATCATCAACGGCATCCGCCCCGATGACGGTGCCGAGGACGAAGACACCAGCAAACACCACGGCTTCTGGCGCCTGGCGGTCACCGGCTTTGCCACCAGCATCGATGCGATGGCGGTCGGCATCGGCCTGGCCTTCCTGGATGTCCACATCGGCGTGATGGCGCTGGTGATCGGCCTGTGCACCTTCACCATGGTCACCGCCGGGGTCATGCTCGGCCGCGTGCTGGGCAACATGGTCGGCAAGCGCGCCGAGATCATCGGCGGCCTGATTCTGATCATCATCGGCTCGACCATCCTGTACGAACACCTCAGCGGCGCCATGGGCTGA
- a CDS encoding PAS domain-containing hybrid sensor histidine kinase/response regulator — MVSSWILLLVSVAYAALLFGVAWWGDRRPMYPNRPWLRPVVYSLALAVYCSSWTFYGAVGTAVRNGIGYLPIYLGPLLLWLFGWRIIERLALIARSQNVVSIADFISSRFGRSRRLAALVAVIALIGIVPYLALQYKAVAMSLQVLTGNVGPTGFFTDPALYVALLMALFATLFGTRQVDATEHHHGMMLAIALESLIKLIAMVALGLFAYLWLNDRTDAVLQSAHTLFAGLPPVGFISQTLLSFLAIICLPRQFHVAVVECGNVRDIRRARWMFGAYLVIISAMVIPIATAGVTLFGTGGSVADDSMVLALPLAEGRKFLALVAYVGGFSAATGMVIVASIALATMVSNDLVMPVLLRRSGDHQEAADVASRVLWIRRTAILLLALAAYSYYRGSSNDSTLASYGLMAFAAVAQFAPGLIGGLYWRGASRRGVEVGMLLGFATWVYTLLLPALTHAGWMDAAWLVQGPFGIDWLRPQRLFGMSGWDPLTHGTFWSLLVNAAAMLLVSVRWRPGVDERLRAAPFLDPYAQRPSVAGAWPGHVHVEDLLALASRVVGDRHARRSFFEQAQSMGRELQASAPADRAWVQFTERLLAASIGAASARLLLTSLLRGSGMDLGEVVAVLDEAGQELRFNREILSTTLENISAGVSVVDPDMRLTAWNRRYQQMFGYPDGMLYVGRPVADLIRYNAERGELGEGDIDVQINRRIGYMRAGSPHIFERTRSDGKVIEMRGQALPGGGYVTSYNDITDYKHAEKALLEANETLEQRVAERSHEAEVAQQSKTRFLAAISHDVLQPLNAARLFASALRESHHNNEEQRHLAERVDASLRAAEELLDGLLDVSRLDAGGLHPVIGDFDVSVLMRELAAQYSPVAAGRGLRLDLFARPAWIRSDRRLLRRVLQNFLANALRYTRQGRIVLAVRHRGNEVELQVWDTGPGIPEHHMQQIFDEFHRYQQPFDWGEQGLGLGLSICQRISRLLDHRLNARSRVGTGSMFSIMLPKVQAPVLPMSAAASPTPIPTRTDSLAGMRVLCVDNDQEILDGMRALLGRWGVEVITASTVDQALEKVHLHPDVMLVDYHLHDRLDGLDTLVALRDKAGRAIPGALLTADGRDELKRMARERGYRLLTKPIKPASLRAFLAAFHAPRGDM, encoded by the coding sequence CGGCCGTGGCTGCGGCCGGTGGTCTACAGCCTGGCGCTGGCGGTGTACTGCTCGTCGTGGACCTTCTACGGGGCGGTGGGCACGGCGGTGCGCAACGGCATCGGCTACCTGCCGATCTACCTGGGCCCGCTGCTGCTGTGGCTGTTCGGCTGGCGCATCATCGAGCGCCTGGCGCTGATCGCGCGCAGCCAGAACGTGGTGTCCATCGCCGACTTCATCTCCTCGCGGTTCGGGCGCTCGCGGCGGCTGGCCGCGCTGGTGGCGGTGATCGCGCTGATCGGCATCGTGCCGTACCTGGCGTTGCAGTACAAAGCCGTGGCGATGAGCCTGCAGGTGCTCACCGGCAATGTCGGGCCCACCGGCTTCTTCACTGATCCGGCGCTGTACGTGGCGCTGCTGATGGCGCTGTTTGCCACCTTGTTCGGCACCCGCCAGGTGGATGCCACCGAGCATCACCACGGCATGATGCTGGCCATCGCGCTGGAGTCGCTGATCAAGCTGATCGCGATGGTGGCGCTGGGGTTGTTCGCCTACCTGTGGCTCAACGACCGCACCGACGCGGTGCTGCAGTCGGCGCATACGCTGTTTGCCGGGTTGCCGCCGGTCGGGTTCATCTCGCAGACCCTGCTCAGCTTCCTGGCCATCATCTGCCTGCCGCGCCAGTTCCACGTGGCCGTGGTGGAGTGCGGTAACGTGCGCGACATCCGCCGCGCGCGCTGGATGTTCGGTGCGTATCTGGTGATCATCTCGGCGATGGTGATCCCGATCGCCACCGCCGGCGTGACCCTGTTCGGCACCGGCGGCAGCGTCGCCGACGACAGCATGGTGCTGGCCCTGCCGCTGGCCGAGGGCCGCAAGTTCCTGGCGCTGGTGGCCTACGTGGGCGGCTTCTCGGCGGCCACCGGCATGGTCATCGTGGCCTCCATCGCGCTGGCCACCATGGTCAGCAACGACCTGGTGATGCCGGTGCTGCTGCGCCGCAGTGGCGACCACCAGGAAGCGGCCGACGTGGCCTCGCGGGTGCTGTGGATCCGGCGCACCGCCATCCTGCTGCTGGCGCTGGCCGCCTACAGCTACTACCGCGGCAGCAGCAATGACAGCACGCTGGCCTCGTACGGGTTGATGGCGTTCGCGGCGGTGGCGCAGTTCGCGCCCGGGCTGATCGGCGGCCTGTACTGGCGCGGAGCCAGTCGCCGGGGCGTGGAAGTGGGCATGCTGCTCGGCTTTGCCACCTGGGTGTACACGCTGCTGCTGCCGGCGCTGACCCATGCCGGCTGGATGGACGCGGCGTGGCTGGTGCAGGGGCCGTTCGGCATCGACTGGCTGCGGCCACAGCGTCTGTTCGGCATGAGCGGCTGGGACCCGCTGACCCATGGCACGTTCTGGTCGCTGCTGGTCAATGCCGCGGCGATGCTGCTGGTGTCGGTGCGCTGGCGCCCGGGCGTGGACGAACGCCTGCGTGCGGCGCCGTTCCTGGACCCGTATGCACAGCGGCCGTCGGTGGCCGGGGCGTGGCCGGGCCATGTGCACGTGGAGGACCTGCTGGCCCTGGCCTCGCGCGTGGTCGGCGACCGCCATGCCCGGCGCTCGTTCTTCGAGCAGGCCCAGTCGATGGGCCGCGAGCTGCAGGCGTCCGCGCCGGCCGACCGGGCCTGGGTGCAGTTCACCGAGCGCCTGCTGGCCGCCTCGATCGGCGCGGCCTCGGCGCGGCTGCTGCTGACCAGCCTGCTGCGGGGTTCGGGCATGGACCTGGGCGAAGTGGTGGCGGTGCTGGACGAAGCCGGCCAGGAGCTGCGCTTCAACCGCGAGATCCTGTCCACCACGCTGGAGAACATCAGCGCCGGGGTCAGCGTGGTCGACCCGGACATGCGCCTGACCGCGTGGAACCGCCGCTACCAGCAGATGTTCGGCTACCCCGACGGCATGCTCTACGTGGGCCGCCCGGTGGCCGACCTGATCCGCTACAACGCCGAACGCGGCGAGCTGGGCGAGGGCGACATCGACGTGCAGATCAACCGCCGCATCGGCTACATGCGCGCCGGGTCGCCGCACATCTTCGAGCGCACCCGCAGCGACGGCAAGGTGATCGAAATGCGTGGCCAGGCACTGCCCGGCGGCGGCTATGTCACCAGCTACAACGACATCACCGATTACAAGCACGCCGAAAAAGCGCTGCTGGAAGCCAACGAAACCCTGGAACAGCGCGTGGCCGAGCGCTCGCACGAGGCCGAGGTGGCGCAGCAGTCCAAGACGCGCTTCCTGGCGGCGATCAGCCACGACGTGCTGCAGCCGCTGAACGCGGCGCGACTGTTCGCCTCCGCGCTGCGCGAGAGCCACCACAACAACGAAGAGCAGCGCCACCTGGCCGAGCGCGTGGATGCCTCGCTGCGCGCCGCCGAGGAGCTGCTGGACGGCCTGCTGGACGTGTCGCGGCTGGACGCGGGCGGGCTGCACCCGGTGATCGGCGATTTCGACGTGAGCGTGCTGATGCGCGAGCTGGCCGCGCAGTACTCGCCGGTGGCGGCAGGACGCGGACTGCGCCTGGACCTGTTCGCGCGCCCGGCGTGGATCCGCAGCGACCGCCGGCTGCTGCGCCGGGTGCTGCAGAACTTCCTGGCCAACGCGTTGCGCTACACGCGGCAGGGCCGGATCGTGCTGGCGGTGCGCCACCGGGGCAACGAAGTGGAACTGCAGGTCTGGGATACCGGGCCGGGCATTCCCGAGCACCACATGCAGCAGATCTTCGACGAGTTCCACCGCTACCAGCAGCCCTTCGACTGGGGCGAGCAGGGGCTGGGGCTGGGCCTGTCGATCTGCCAGCGCATCTCGCGCCTGCTCGACCATCGGCTCAACGCGCGCAGCCGGGTGGGTACCGGCAGCATGTTCTCGATCATGCTGCCCAAGGTGCAGGCACCGGTGCTGCCGATGTCCGCGGCCGCATCGCCGACGCCGATCCCCACCCGCACCGATTCACTGGCGGGCATGCGGGTGTTGTGCGTGGACAACGACCAGGAAATCCTGGACGGCATGCGCGCGCTGCTCGGACGGTGGGGAGTGGAGGTGATCACCGCCAGCACCGTGGACCAGGCGCTGGAGAAGGTGCACCTGCATCCGGACGTGATGCTGGTGGATTACCACCTGCACGACCGGCTGGATGGCCTGGACACGCTGGTGGCGCTGCGCGACAAGGCAGGGCGTGCGATTCCCGGTGCGTTGCTGACCGCCGACGGGCGCGACGAGTTGAAGCGGATGGCGCGCGAGCGCGGCTACCGGTTGCTGACCAAGCCGATCAAGCCGGCCTCGCTGCGCGCCTTCCTGGCCGCCTTCCACGCGCCGCGCGGGGACATGTAG